ACGATCTACGCGAAAGGTTGGCTCAAGAACATCATAAAGCCGTTCGAAAAGAGGAACATCGTCGCGGTCACCGGCAGAATACTCCCCAAAGACGGGGACATTGTGGACAAGGTGTTCGCGAACAGCATACTACACCCCACTGCATACCTGCTTTCCAAGGTGAAGATGCACTACGTGGATTCGTCGAGCATGGCCATGAGAAGGGATATCTTCCTGAAAGTGGGGGGCTTCGACAGCAAGCTCAAGAGCGGGGAAGACACCGAACTCTTGAAAAGGATGAAAAAACACGGGAAAATAGTGTACGCGAAGGACTCGCTGGCGCTTGTCTCGATGCGCAGGGTGAAGAAATGGGGCAAGGCGTATTACATGTATTTCCACACCACGAATTTCCTCAAGGCCCACCTGCTGGACAAGGGCCACGACCGCTACGAGCCAATCAGGGAGTAGAGAAGCTGAAGCCCGGCTTCACAGCCATGTTTATGCAGAAATCCGAGCTGTCGCGCCTGAAGAAAAGCAGCTGGCCCTTGTTCCCCGTAACCGCTCCTTCTATTTCCCTGGCTTCCTCGAACGCGGCCGGGACCTTGTGAGCGAGCGCATTGACCTTCATTTCGCCCTCGACGCCGCTGAGCAGCCCGCTTTCTATTATTCTGGACACGCATTGCTCGATGCGCTCCCTCTGCGGGCCAATTTTGAGAAGCTTCATCTTCTGCGAGGAAGTCACGCCGTTCCTCAGCCCGAATGCCTGCTGGGCCGCGTATTCTATGGAGTACGCGGATTCGGCGTCCTCTGTCCTAGCTATCTCAGCGAAAAAGTCCGCGCCCTGCTCGGTTACGCGCTCGTGCAGGCGCGCTGTCCGCGTAACGCCGCACTTGAGCACATGGGCGAATGAGGTTACATAAACGCTGAACTGCTGCCCGCGGAACTTTTCGTAAGCCGCCTCGAATCCAGCGTAATCAAGGCGCGTGTACATCCTTGATATGTCCCTGGACGCGCAGGGCGCGCATTGCTTCTTTCCCGGGAACAGGATGGGGCAGCGGTGCATATGCTCCCCGTCATTGTAGCCAGTGCAAAACCTTTCGGCGCTGAACGAGAGCGAGAGCTCGCCTTTCAATTCCGCGGCTTCGGGTCCCCCTTCCCCCCAGAAGCTGAGCGTGCCCTGGAGAGGAAGGAATGAAATCATGTGGCCGCGCATGCTGGATAGATGCTGACGGAGGTTAAAAAGGCGCGAGGGCGTGGTTTCCAATGGTTTTTATACCTTCCAGGGCGTATAAGCACATGGACGAACACCTGAAACTGCTCAACAAAGCAGAGGTGGAATTCAGGCTCCTGAACCCGATGGTGGAGCTTTCTGTTCCGGTCCAGTCATTTTTTCCCACCATGCTCGCCATAAACGCCGAGCTCATGGCTGAAAAAACAAAGGAGGCCGGGCTGAAGATGCACAAGCTTGTGGAAAACACCAAGGGATTCGTGGGCAAAAGCGAGAGGCAGCAGAGTTCCTTCCAGAAGCCGGACAAGCAGGAAATAGCGAAAGGCGAAACAGAGACGAAAACCTACTGCCTGGTATATTTCAACCCCGAAACCAGGAAAAGCGAGATTGTTGAGGGAGAAGTGTCGCTGCAATACGAGGACGAGACCCAGCAGGTGATAGAGGAGGGGCTGGGGCAGAGGTCTGCATACAATATATACTCATACATAGCCACGCCCATGATAAAGGAGTACGTGGACGAGGCTGTGCTCAGGGAGATAATGGATAAAATAAAGATTGAATCCCCGGACCCGTTCGGAGGGGGCTCGGCGGTAATTGTTGCCCACGAGGACATAAAGGGCCAGGTTGCTGAGAAAAAGGAGGGCGAGGCAAAGGCCGAAGCCGCGAAAGCGCAAACTGTGCATAGTGCGCAGCTAGAAATTAAAAGCGCGGCAGCAGTCAGGCAGGCCGAGATTGTCGCGGTTCAGCCCGCAATAGCGCCACCCATTCAGGTAAAAAATGAAAAAATGGATGGTAAAAAGGCCGAGATTGTCGCGGTTCATCCCATAAAGATAAACTACGCCGCCTTGGACAAGAAGACACTTGAGAAGTACGGGGAAAAGATAATAGCGCTGGAAGTAGCTGAAAAAAGGAGAATAGGTGTTGAGGAACAGCTTTCTACGAACATCGTGGTTGTTGATTCGGTGGTCAGGAAGCTCGAATTGCCCGGGGCCGACAGGCAGAAGCTGGTGGAGGCGCTGCCAGTCCTTACCCGGGCCAGAGTGAAGGGACTTATCAGGAAGAATAAAAGAACGACTAAAAAGCAGATAAGGGATTTCCTGCTCAAGGACTCGCAGTTCCTCAGGGCGGTAAAAACAAAAGTCGGAGCGATGCGCGTCACCGACATTTTTAAGGCCGTGCTGAAATTGAAATGAAAGGGCTACTTCTTCGCCCTTATGTCCTTTCTTTTTGGCCTCATGAACCTGGAGCCGCAGTTCCTGCACTTAGCGACTCCCTTCTTGTTCCTGGTCTTGCATTTCCTGCATATCACTATCTTGATTATTTCAGCGTCAGCTTCTGCGAATTTACCCATATGAAATCACCTGATATGATAGAGAATGTTATTGAATCGGCAAACTTTAAAAATAATGCGATGGGAAATTCTTCCTTATTCTGATCGAGGCACGACCAATTTGTCTTCATAACGACCTATTCTTCGTCGAAACGAAGAATGGTCCATATTTCGATGCGTCGAAATATCGGACAAACGGTCCATAAAGTCGTTGCGATGACTTATCGGACGGCGAAACATCCTTGATATGCACTGGAAACCACCCGTCATTTTTCCTATATAAAGCTGCGACATGTTCAGAAA
The DNA window shown above is from Candidatus Micrarchaeia archaeon and carries:
- a CDS encoding DUF2797 domain-containing protein; amino-acid sequence: MRGHMISFLPLQGTLSFWGEGGPEAAELKGELSLSFSAERFCTGYNDGEHMHRCPILFPGKKQCAPCASRDISRMYTRLDYAGFEAAYEKFRGQQFSVYVTSFAHVLKCGVTRTARLHERVTEQGADFFAEIARTEDAESAYSIEYAAQQAFGLRNGVTSSQKMKLLKIGPQRERIEQCVSRIIESGLLSGVEGEMKVNALAHKVPAAFEEAREIEGAVTGNKGQLLFFRRDSSDFCINMAVKPGFSFSTP
- the rpl40e gene encoding 50S ribosomal protein L40e (contains a zinc-finger motif), producing the protein MGKFAEADAEIIKIVICRKCKTRNKKGVAKCRNCGSRFMRPKRKDIRAKK
- a CDS encoding glycosyltransferase; translated protein: MTESKVLYSNPREGMPRVSIIMPTLNEEKYLIEALESIKNQGDRISYELIVIDGGSTDRTIGIAKKYADLILHEPVKKIGVARNTGAFRARGEYLVCANGDTIYAKGWLKNIIKPFEKRNIVAVTGRILPKDGDIVDKVFANSILHPTAYLLSKVKMHYVDSSSMAMRRDIFLKVGGFDSKLKSGEDTELLKRMKKHGKIVYAKDSLALVSMRRVKKWGKAYYMYFHTTNFLKAHLLDKGHDRYEPIRE